A stretch of Vigna angularis cultivar LongXiaoDou No.4 chromosome 4, ASM1680809v1, whole genome shotgun sequence DNA encodes these proteins:
- the LOC128196258 gene encoding uncharacterized protein LOC128196258, with protein MEKIFDAKNCSSETRLTYSEYQLFGEAIHWWDNMKLVLQEGGEIITWEVFKNKFYAEYFPDNVRYAKEVEFLQLVQSNKLVAEYADKFKQLGRFYTQPANEEWRCRKFKNGLRADIQLAVNPLAIKEFSALIEHAKVAERLTSEIEVQQKSQRVGGPFGSRVGQNVRIRPYERPQPQRNSHQQQHQ; from the coding sequence ATGGAAAAGATTTTTGATGCGAAAAATTGTTCATCAGAAACTAGGTTGACATACTCCGAGTATCAGCTGTTTGGAGAAGCAATACACTGGTGGGACAACATGAAGCTAGTATTACAGGAAGGTGGTGAGATTATTACCTGGGAAGTTTTTAAGAATAAGTTTTATGCTGAGTACTTTCCGGACAATGTAAGATATGCAAAAGAGGTGGAGTTCTTGCAGCTCGTGCAAAGTAACAAGTTGGTAGCTGAGTATGCAGACAAGTTCAAACAGTTGGGACGTTTCTACACCCAACCAGCAAATGAAGAATGGAGGTGTAGGAAATTTAAAAATGGATTGAGAGCAGACATACAACTAGCCGTGAACCCTTTAGCTATTAAAGAGTTCTCTGCTTTAATTGAACATGCCAAAGTTGCGGAAAGGTTAACGAGTGAGATTGAAGTTCAGCAGAAGTCACAAAGGGTGGGAGGACCATTTGGGTCACGAGTTGGACAAAATGTAAGGATTCGACCTTATGAAAGACCGCAGCCTCAGAGGAATTCTCATCAGCAACAACACCAATAG